The Loxodonta africana isolate mLoxAfr1 chromosome 12, mLoxAfr1.hap2, whole genome shotgun sequence genome segment ACCATCTTTATCTTATTCCATCTTTCTGGATTATCTAGCCATTGGTGGGCATTGACAGCAACTTGGGTTCCTAAGGGTTTCGTCAGCACAAGCACGTCCCCAACAACTGCACTGTCAGGCATGATGAACTCATTTGGCTGACATACCACGGTGGCAACTCCACCTATGATAATCCAAGGGTTTATCACCGTTTGTCCACCAGTCACTGCAGTGCCTCCCTCCTCTGCAGCATCTCGAAAGCCTTTGATCATGAGCGGTGTTACCTTTTCTCGTTCTTCCTCGCTCATATTCTGGCTGACACTGAGTAACATCAGCATGTTGTCACATTCAGTAATGCCCATGGCGTAAAGGTCACTCAGCACGTTGGCACAAGCTATGCGACCCATCATGTAAGGGTCTTCCACCAGGGGGTAAAAGAAGTCGGTGGTCTGGATCAGTGACAGACCTCCGTGCCTCAGGGGTATAACACAGGAATCCAACCCAATGCCCAGGGATGGTAAGGTGGGGCTGGGTCCCGACCCGGCTGGCAGGCCAGCTTCCTGGATCGCCTCCTCATGGCCTTCAACCAGGGTCCGGCCCAGCGGGGGCCGCATGTCGGGCCGCGTCAGTCCCGCCAGGAGTTTGAGCAGCGTCTCCTGGGGGACCTTGCAGCCTCAGCCCTTCATGCCCGAGAAGCCCGTCAGCCGCCAGCTCGGATTCAGGCCCAACGCCTGGGGTTCGAAGGGCCGGTAGCTCGAGAAGCCGCGACCGAGAGAAAAGCCCGCCGGGCCCGAGGAACCTTCCGCCACCGCCATAGCCTCTCCGCTGGCGCCCGTGGCCGCGGCTTCTGCCATCACGCCTGTCCCACAGAGACACAAGTGATAAGGGAACAGGCCCCTTTTATTTTCTGCTCAAGTCAATATGAAGTAATCGTCAGGTATTACCCGCAGGGATTCTCGCCAGCACGACCCGCACCTCACTACGCGCTCCCGGCCTTCCTGAAGTGGGAGTCGCTAGCCTCCCTTACTTATAAACCTGGTGATTGACAGCCAAGTCACCCAATGACACTTTGCCTCCGGGAGGCGGGCTTCCTGTAGCCTAAAAGGTGCCTTACAAACCGACTATCCGCTTGCAAAATTCGTGGAAGCGATATTGGGAAACGTCACGTGTTGTGGTTCCTTCCCCTTCTAATTTAAATGATCTCTTGGGATTGGCTGGCGGAACTCGGCTCACCTAGTTGGTTTAGCAAGGCCAGCATTCTCCCAGCCCAAGGAGATCTGTCATTTGGCAAGGCTCGTGACCGTCAGAATTGTCCAAGGGTCATTTTACAGCGCACATCATCGATCTAGCGTAGGAAAACAGCCTAGGGAAAAATCGGAAGGAATAATGAGAAATTACGTTGCAACTGTTAGGTAAACAAACTGCAGCATCAAAACAATGAAATTCTAAAACGAATTTTAAAGAATTTCAGGACTCAAAGTCCAGacacctgcatggtttctgctgccgTTTCTGCCGCTGTGTGTCACCGTCTCTCTCAGAGCATCAGTTGACTCATCTGTACAACAGAGAAGCTTCCCTAGTCTCTTTCATTATAAAGTTTCTATCTCTCTCTAAATTAATATATCTGAGAATCTGTGGTGTATCAAAATTACAACTGCACGTAATACATTTGACTCAGCAGTTCCAGGTCTAGGTCTTTATCCTACAGATTTGCTCACCAGTGTGGGACATGATACATGCCAAGGTTATTTATTGATGTGTTGTTTGTAATACTACATActgaaaacaactgaaatgtttATCAATTGATTAAAATTAAACTTGTGATACATTTATATAATAGAGACTACTCTGCAACTGtaagaaataatgaaaacaagTGTGTAATTATATTAATGATAATAGTTATGGTTTTAATAGCCAAAGTTTTaaatactttatatatattaactAATTTCTTATAAAAACCGTATGAGTTAGGATTCttttcaccattttacagataaggaatatGAGACAGAGAGTATAAATGACCTGTTTAAGTCACAGTCAGTTTAGAGTGGAGGTGGGATATGAACTCAGACAGTCTTCTCCAGAGACCAAACTCTTACTTACCAAGTTATACTGCCTACGATGTTTATTAAGTGAAACAAGGGAGTTGCAGAAcggtatgtataaaaaaaaaaattgtagagaaTGCTAATATTTGTCATAAAGGGGAAAAATATATGCATAGCATACATCTGGAAGGATAATCACCAGAAAGTGGTAATACTGGTTGCCTCTGGGGAGGGGAATGAGGTGGCTGAACAACAGGAGACTTTACATTGTATCACTCttttgaaactttaaaaaaatacttgcaAACAGTTGAATGCATTACCTACTTAAGTAATTGCTTATGGGAGTATAAATTATGAGATTATAAATTGGTGCAACCATTTCGGGAAAGAATTTGGCTTTAGCTAATAAAGCTGAACACGTACAAACCcagtgacccagcaattccacttgtaAGAAATGCCCTGGTGAAACTCTTGCACATGCCCAGGGACGCCTGTACAAGAATGACTATAACATCAAaatactggaaacaacctaaatgcctgttAACAGGGGAATGCATAAATAACTTGTGGTATGATCACACTATGGAATATTCTTTATCtttgaaaatgaatgaattaaagcTATAGGCATCATCAGTATGGataatctcaaaaataaaatgttaggAATAAGGAGTAAGTTAGAAGaatacataaactaagattccaTTTATAGAAAATTCAAAACAAGGCAAAACTTAATACAGTATGTGGTTCAGAGATACATAAAttataaaaactttttaaaaaagagaatgatTAGTACAAGATTTACCATAGTGGTTACATCTGAGGAGAGGTACATAGGGGCTTTGGGGCTATGTTAAACTTTTTTGGGGGGCTGGGTGGTGGGTACATGGGTATTGTTCTTTAAACTGTACATATGTATTTTCCCCACATTCCTTTTGTCAAGTATCCTATATTTCAACAGTAAGAAAGGAAAAGCATGCTGtatttcagaattaaaaaaataatatagtaaaaatatatatggaaGCTAAGGCCTAGGTTTGACCTTTGGGTCTGCTATCAGTGAATTATATGATCTTGAGGAAGTTTAATTTTCACTTCTGTAAAATGAGTATCATTACCTCTGCTTATATCTGGTTTAAGGATCATATGGAAATCACAGGAAAAGTTCTTTGCCAAATGTGAAGGATGTAATTGAGTGTTTTTGCTATCTCTAAAGGAGAAAGCAAAAACACTCAAATACATCTGTAATCACCTTGCCTGAGTTAAACAGTGACTAGATGAGGTGTCCCTGGTTATATGCTCTCTTGGTTCTTTAGACATTCCCTCCGAGCACTCAGCACAGTTTATACTTCTTTAATCATGGGATAATGTCACGGACTATCTGTCTGCCCACTAGTCCCTAAGCTCCACAGGGCAATGGCTGCTCTGTTTTGGTCACCCTTGTTTCCCTGGCACTTTGCATGGTAATAACTGCTTGATCAGTGATGAACCCACTGGGCTCAGAACAACAAATTCATGTGCCCTTGTGCAAGCTATTGGATCCACCTGGCCCACTGCTAGAGGGGCACGCAAAGCACCCTGTTTATCTTGCTCTTGTTTTTCAGTGAATGATCCATTGAGCTATGTTTACCGTTTGAGGGTGAGGCATGTGGGTCAGAGATTACAAAGGCAAAAACATGGGGGTGGCCCTGGAGAAGCAGGCAAAGAAGAGAGGTGAGGTTTAAAAGAATAACATGATCCGAGTACCAGCCCTTCATTTGTGTTCCACACACAACAAAAGCACTGAGGCtagttatgttttatttttccattacGATAATAATTTAGAGTTATAACAAAATACTTAAAGGTTCAATCtacttaagcttttttttttttttctaactacaAAAGCAGTCTGTCGTCACtgtagaaaaatcacaaaatacagCTTAGTAAAATGGAGGAAAGTTAAAATCACTTGAAATCCCATGTCCTGAAGAGTAGTACTCTTAACAGGTTAACATATAGTGTTTAAGACATTTTCCGTCATATCTGTATAGGGCCACCACCTCACACTCAATTACACGGAGCACCCCAAGCCCCTACCCTTTGTGGAGCAATGTATACATTTGTatgtatgtagtttttttttttttatgtacatatatatggaaaccctggtggcacagtggttaagtctacggctgctaaccaaaaggtcagcagtttggatccaccaggtgctccttggaaaccctgtggggcagttctactctgtcctacagagttgctatgagtcagaatccactcgacggcaatgggtggtGGTGGGTGGATACATATATAGGGAGCCcgggtggtacagcggttaagagcttggctactaaccaaaaggttggcagttcgaatccaccagccactccttggaaaccctgtagggcagttctactctgctgcgtagggtcattatgagtcagaattgactcaacggcaatgggtttggttttttcagtataacctaaaaaaaaaaaaaaaaaaaaactcttgccgtcgagttgattctgactcatagcgaccctataggacagagtagaactgccccatagagtttccaaggagcactttgtggatttgaactgctgatcttttggttagcagccatagcgcttaaccattacaccaccagggtttccttttggtatatatatatatatttacaaaaatgatATCATCCCATTTATTTCTAGCAAGAAATAAAGACTGGAAAATACCTGGCACGTTATAGATGctcactgtgctaggcactggagatacagcagtgaaaaCAATAGACAAAAATCCCTGTCCATGGAGCTGATGTACTAGCAGGGAGAGACAGCAATAAATAAGATCAATCATTTGTTAGTTAGGGATAGATGTTAAGGAGAAAGAATGAAGCCTGGAGGGGTGGACCCTAGGAAGTGTGGTTttgagtgtgtctgtgtatgaTTGAAACTTTAGACATGTCGCCAGTGgaggcctcactgagaaggtgattTTGAAGTAAAGATCTGAATGAAGTGAGGAATAACCATGCAGATATCTAGAAAGAGTGTTTTAGGCAGAGAATatcaagtgcaaaggtcctgaggcaggagtGTGCCTGGGGTATTCcaagaacagcaaggaggccagggtGACTGGTACATAGTAAGGGAGGGGAGTGGTAGGATATGAGGCCAGAGAGGTGTGGAAGGGTGCGGGGAAATGGCACGTGATGTTGGCATCACAGATCACTGATCTGACTTATGCTGTAGCTTTTCATCTGAATTCAAACCCCAGAGATACAGAACCTCTGAAGTTTCTTTCCCATCAGTCTGAGCCTCCACCACCCTGGGCCAACATCCAGGTCAGTGTCCGCATTGCTGGACCTTGACTTGGGACTGACCCAGGCTATGCATAGCCCCAGTTTCCAACCTCCACCTCCTCCAAGCTTGCCTCATGGGACTTCCAGCAACAGGCTCTGCTTCAGGAAACCTGAGACATAACACCTACAGCCCCAGCCCTCACACTCTCACCACCTTCCACCATCCCAAATGGCCCAGGAAGCTTCAGCTTTGTATCTGGGGCAAATGTGAGAAGCCCTGGTGAGTCACTTTTTGCCATAGAACAGAGAAAGACACAAGTAGAGAAAGACTCAGAGCAATGACAAATGAGAACACAGAGAGCGGAGGATATGTAGATGGTGGCTTTGAATGAGGTAAGGGACAGAGTCATTCGGTAACctgggggaagagcattccaggcagagaagcAGCCATGGCAAAGGCCTGGAGACAGAGCCAGCCTGATGTGTTGGAGGAACAGGAAGGTGGCCTGTGTAGCTGGTGATGCGTGGGCACGAGAAAGCAGAAGGAGGTGATGTCAGAGAGGCAATGAAGGCCAGATTGGGCAAGGCCTTGTGGCCACCGTAAGGCATTTGGCTTTAACTCTGGGTGCGGTGGCGCCATTGGAGGTTTTTGACATGATCCCTCTGGCTGTGCATCAGGACCATCTAAAGCATCCTGTTTATCTTTCTTGTTATCTTGTTTTTTCTGAGAGATCCAATGAACTACATCTACCGTTTGGGGCCAAACATGTAAGTCAGAGATTACAAAGGTGAAAACCTGGGAGTGGATGAAGGTAAATGGGATGCGGGGGAGTGGAAGCAGAGAGACAATGAGGAGGCTTCTGCAGAAATCCCAGGGAGAAATGATGGTGGTGTGCACCAGTGTGGTAACACTGGAAACAATAAGAGGTCGTCAGATTCTGGGTATATTTTGTAGAGCCAATAGGATTTTCTTCCTGATGCAAGATCTGATGGTTCATGGGAAGGATTTTTGGACTCTGTTCTAAGAGAAGAAGGAATCCACAGCAGGGTTTTAAACAGAGGAGCGACATGGTTGGATTTGTGTTTTTGAAAGATCAGTCTGGCTGCTGCATGGAGAATAGATTGGAGGGGCCAGAAGAAGCAGAGGACCAGTGAGGGAGGGTGATAGCTTAGACtagggtagagtagggtggaGGAGTGGACA includes the following:
- the SEPHS2 gene encoding selenide, water dikinase 2; the protein is MAEAAATGASGEAMAVAEGSSGPAGFSLGRGFSSYRPFEPQALGLNPSWRLTGFSGMKGUGCKVPQETLLKLLAGLTRPDMRPPLGRTLVEGHEEAIQEAGLPAGSGPSPTLPSLGIGLDSCVIPLRHGGLSLIQTTDFFYPLVEDPYMMGRIACANVLSDLYAMGITECDNMLMLLSVSQNMSEEEREKVTPLMIKGFRDAAEEGGTAVTGGQTVINPWIIIGGVATVVCQPNEFIMPDSAVVGDVLVLTKPLGTQVAVNAHQWLDNPERWNKIKMVVSREEVELAYQEAMFNMATLNRTAAGLMHTFNAHAATDITGFGILGHSQNLARQQRNEVSFVIHNLPIIAKMAAISKASGRFGLLQGTSAETSGGLLICLPREQAARFCSEIKSSKYGEGHQAWIVGIVEKGNRTARIIDKPRVIEVLPRGTTATTLVPDNFNASSEPTL